One Bradyrhizobium manausense DNA segment encodes these proteins:
- a CDS encoding NAD(P)-dependent oxidoreductase, translated as MSKTIAILAPGAMGSAVARRLSENGARVLTSLKGRSEATLKRAADAGMIGAEDDAIADSDIILSIVPPGEAVALAERLAALIVKRNKKPVVVDCNAVNVDTVKRIEEIIGSAQAPFVDGGIIGFPPQPGGKSPAFYMSGEHARDVAVLKELGLDMRIVEGPVGAASALKMSYAGIVKGLAGIGSAMVVAATKAGAADALRDELALSQPATLARLEVALPDMLPKAYRWVAEMREISGFLGPDHPASQIYEGFAKWFEHLATDAKGEAVDASLLKAFAASVKKEA; from the coding sequence ATGTCCAAAACCATCGCGATCCTCGCACCCGGCGCCATGGGCAGCGCGGTGGCCCGTCGTCTGAGCGAGAACGGCGCGCGCGTGCTGACGTCGTTGAAGGGACGCAGCGAGGCGACGCTGAAGCGGGCGGCGGATGCCGGCATGATCGGCGCTGAGGACGATGCGATCGCGGACAGCGACATCATCCTTTCGATCGTGCCGCCGGGCGAGGCGGTGGCGCTGGCCGAGCGACTTGCCGCCTTGATCGTCAAGCGTAACAAGAAGCCGGTCGTGGTCGACTGCAACGCCGTCAATGTCGATACGGTGAAGCGGATCGAGGAGATCATCGGGTCGGCGCAAGCGCCCTTCGTCGACGGCGGGATCATCGGATTTCCACCGCAGCCCGGCGGCAAGAGTCCGGCCTTCTACATGTCCGGCGAGCACGCGAGGGACGTCGCGGTGCTGAAGGAGCTCGGGCTCGACATGCGTATCGTCGAAGGCCCGGTCGGCGCGGCCTCCGCGCTCAAGATGTCCTATGCTGGCATCGTCAAGGGTCTCGCCGGGATCGGTTCGGCCATGGTGGTGGCCGCGACAAAGGCGGGGGCTGCGGATGCGCTTCGCGACGAACTCGCGCTCAGCCAGCCCGCGACGCTGGCACGGCTCGAGGTCGCGCTGCCGGACATGCTCCCGAAGGCCTATCGCTGGGTCGCGGAGATGCGGGAGATTTCCGGCTTCCTCGGACCAGACCATCCGGCAAGCCAGATCTACGAAGGTTTTGCCAAATGGTTCGAGCATCTGGCCACAGACGCCAAGGGCGAGGCGGTCGATGCGTCGCTGCTGAAGGCGTTCGCTGCCAGCGTGAAGAAAGAGGCCTGA
- the panE gene encoding 2-dehydropantoate 2-reductase, with protein sequence MRVLVIGAGALGGYYGARLVRAGVDVTFLVRAGRAEQLRRNGLQVVSPNGDFAVQPKVLLANELRESFDVVLVGVKAYSLDDAMAQFAPAVGASTMVLPVLNGLKHIDALTARFGAGCILGGLANVSAGLDADGRVVQFMANQTIVFGEITGLLSERALALETLLHVPGIDVRASEAIMQDMWEKFVQLSTLAGITCLMRASVGDILAVPNGEASIFRLFAECCAIATASGFAPRAAFIEFDRKLFTTAGSPLKASMLRDVERGSITEAEHILGDMANRARRLNIDTPLLDLARAHLAVYEVGRRRGSSAQ encoded by the coding sequence ATGAGAGTGCTGGTGATCGGCGCAGGCGCGCTCGGAGGCTACTACGGAGCTCGCCTGGTCCGGGCCGGTGTCGATGTGACCTTTCTGGTGCGGGCCGGGCGCGCGGAGCAATTGCGTCGGAATGGATTGCAGGTCGTAAGCCCGAACGGCGACTTCGCCGTGCAGCCGAAGGTGCTCCTGGCCAACGAGCTCAGGGAGTCCTTTGACGTCGTGCTCGTTGGTGTGAAGGCCTATTCGCTTGACGACGCGATGGCCCAGTTTGCCCCAGCCGTTGGTGCGAGCACGATGGTTCTGCCGGTACTCAACGGGTTGAAGCATATCGACGCCCTGACGGCGCGGTTCGGCGCCGGTTGCATCCTCGGTGGGTTGGCGAACGTCAGTGCCGGGCTCGATGCGGATGGCCGTGTCGTTCAGTTCATGGCCAATCAGACCATCGTCTTCGGCGAGATCACGGGCTTGCTCAGCGAACGTGCGCTTGCCCTGGAGACACTGCTCCATGTCCCCGGTATCGACGTGCGAGCCAGCGAAGCGATCATGCAGGACATGTGGGAGAAGTTCGTCCAGCTCAGCACGCTGGCCGGCATCACCTGCCTGATGCGCGCAAGTGTCGGAGACATCCTGGCAGTGCCGAACGGCGAGGCATCGATCTTCCGTCTGTTCGCGGAATGCTGTGCCATTGCAACGGCCTCGGGATTCGCGCCGCGCGCGGCGTTCATCGAGTTCGACCGGAAGCTGTTCACGACAGCTGGCTCGCCGCTCAAGGCCTCGATGCTGCGCGACGTCGAGCGCGGCTCGATCACCGAGGCCGAGCACATCCTTGGCGACATGGCCAATCGGGCCCGCAGGCTGAATATCGACACACCGCTGCTGGATCTTGCCCGGGCGCACCTGGCCGTATACGAGGTCGGGCGGCGACGAGGTTCGTCTGCGCAATAA